Proteins from a single region of Sulfitobacter sp. W027:
- a CDS encoding sugar transporter — protein MSEMTPKDSASAEPAPAPRKVEKVEPYVRPVRRTVKAARFRRRHFGLVLSFLAVVLIPLSVVGFYLWVIAKDQYISLTGFTVRQEEGGSASALLGGLASLTGASASSDGDILYEFILSQSLVQKIDENVGLREHYSRYWDDDPFFALKPDASIEDLDSYWRRIVSVSYDRSSGLMEMRIEAFTPEKAREIAVEILRLSQNMINDLNEQAREDAMRYARIDLEEAVGRLKVAREALTAFRSGNQLVDPASDIQGRAGVINNLQQQLAEALIELDLLSGTDGADPRQRQAERLITVIRERIANEREQLSSGAGAGDDYPALIAEYEGLIVDREFAEETYRASLAALDVARANASRQSRYLATYIAPTLAQTSEYPRRAVIFGLASLFLVMGWAIMALVYYSIRDRS, from the coding sequence ATGAGTGAAATGACCCCGAAAGACAGCGCGTCTGCCGAACCTGCTCCGGCCCCCCGGAAGGTCGAGAAGGTGGAGCCCTATGTCCGCCCCGTACGTCGAACGGTAAAGGCGGCGCGTTTCCGGCGTCGTCATTTTGGTTTGGTCCTTTCCTTTTTGGCCGTGGTTCTCATCCCGCTGTCGGTGGTGGGGTTCTACCTTTGGGTGATCGCAAAGGATCAATACATCTCGCTAACCGGTTTCACGGTGCGTCAGGAAGAGGGGGGGAGCGCCTCGGCACTGCTGGGCGGCTTGGCCAGTCTGACAGGAGCATCGGCCTCCTCGGACGGGGACATTCTCTACGAGTTTATACTGAGTCAGTCTCTCGTTCAGAAGATCGACGAAAATGTGGGCCTGCGTGAACATTACAGCAGATATTGGGACGACGATCCGTTCTTTGCCCTGAAGCCCGATGCCAGCATTGAGGATTTGGACAGCTACTGGCGTCGGATCGTAAGTGTTTCCTATGACCGTAGTTCGGGATTGATGGAAATGCGGATAGAGGCGTTCACGCCTGAAAAAGCTCGCGAGATTGCTGTCGAGATCCTGCGATTAAGCCAGAACATGATCAATGACCTTAACGAGCAGGCCCGCGAGGATGCGATGCGCTACGCGCGAATTGATCTTGAAGAGGCGGTCGGAAGGCTCAAAGTGGCCCGTGAGGCACTGACGGCGTTCCGATCCGGGAACCAGCTTGTCGATCCGGCTTCGGATATTCAGGGCCGTGCAGGTGTGATCAACAACCTGCAGCAGCAATTGGCCGAAGCCTTGATTGAGTTGGATCTTCTCAGCGGAACCGATGGGGCTGATCCGCGTCAGCGTCAGGCGGAGCGGCTGATTACCGTGATCCGCGAGCGGATCGCCAACGAGCGCGAGCAGCTGTCCAGTGGGGCAGGGGCGGGGGATGATTACCCGGCCCTGATAGCGGAATACGAAGGTCTAATCGTGGACCGGGAGTTTGCCGAGGAGACATACCGTGCATCACTGGCTGCACTTGATGTAGCCCGGGCCAATGCCTCCCGGCAGAGCCGGTATCTGGCGACATACATCGCGCCAACACTGGCACAGACCAGTGAATATCCCCGTCGTGCCGTGATTTTTGGTCTGGCCTCACTATTCCTGGTGATGGGGTGGGCAATCATGGCATTGGTGTATTATTCCATCCGCGACCGTAGCTGA
- a CDS encoding ABC transporter ATP-binding protein: MIRFENLSKSYWVQGFQKVVIDHLNTELPTGKSLALLGLNGAGKSTLMQLIAGTLRPDSGRVVSDGSISWPVGFGGSFHPDLTGAQNVRFIARIYGVDTDELVAFVEDFAELGKHFDMPVRSYSSGMRSRLTFGASFGIKFDTYLVDEVTAVGDAAFRRKSKALFKERMQTSSAILVSHEMGQVRDYCDAAILLADGHLTYFEDVETAIKFHLDAIEDR, from the coding sequence ATGATCCGCTTTGAGAACCTGAGCAAGAGCTACTGGGTACAGGGCTTTCAGAAGGTTGTGATCGACCATCTCAACACCGAGTTGCCGACCGGTAAGTCGTTGGCGCTGCTGGGGCTAAACGGAGCCGGTAAATCGACCCTGATGCAGCTAATTGCTGGCACGTTGCGCCCCGATAGCGGACGGGTGGTGTCGGATGGGTCGATCTCTTGGCCGGTGGGATTCGGCGGATCATTCCACCCGGATCTGACAGGCGCGCAGAACGTTCGGTTCATCGCGCGTATCTACGGAGTGGACACCGACGAACTGGTCGCCTTTGTCGAGGATTTCGCGGAACTGGGCAAACACTTCGACATGCCGGTACGCAGCTATTCTTCGGGTATGAGGTCACGCCTGACGTTTGGGGCGTCTTTCGGTATCAAATTCGATACTTACCTCGTTGATGAGGTTACTGCAGTGGGCGACGCTGCGTTCCGCCGCAAGAGCAAGGCGCTGTTCAAGGAACGCATGCAGACATCTAGTGCAATCCTTGTTTCGCATGAGATGGGGCAGGTGCGCGACTATTGTGATGCTGCCATCCTGCTGGCAGATGGTCATTTGACCTATTTCGAAGATGTCGAAACAGCGATCAAGTTCCATCTCGATGCCATCGAGGATAGATAA
- a CDS encoding sulfotransferase has translation MKRFVILGLPRSGTTYLMSLLDAHRNVICAGEQYNPYAVIGSKHDDSHAAILGRDKDPVGHMYRFFDEAAAKGAASGGFKFMIGHNLNVLRALATDPEVSIIYVWRENRLAQVSSLIKAYQSKKWAQSKADEHVTRKIKATPRQISHRWHEYSTFDHLISIWLAGVPNPKVTYEYRELFQPGFEEKICNFLEVPYRPGMKSPLIKQSSNSIADRFEDPKPIRYYFNQIGLKRWLEDEL, from the coding sequence ATGAAACGCTTTGTGATCCTGGGGCTGCCGCGCAGCGGAACGACCTATCTGATGAGTTTGTTGGACGCACATCGCAACGTGATCTGTGCGGGGGAACAGTACAATCCTTATGCGGTTATCGGCTCTAAGCATGACGACAGTCACGCTGCCATACTGGGCCGCGACAAGGATCCGGTCGGCCATATGTACAGGTTCTTTGACGAGGCGGCCGCTAAAGGCGCGGCCAGCGGCGGTTTCAAGTTCATGATCGGCCACAACCTGAATGTATTGCGCGCCCTTGCCACAGACCCCGAAGTGTCCATCATCTACGTCTGGCGCGAGAACCGGCTGGCGCAGGTGTCTTCCCTCATCAAGGCGTACCAAAGCAAGAAATGGGCGCAAAGCAAGGCCGATGAGCATGTGACGCGTAAGATCAAGGCGACCCCGCGCCAGATCAGCCACCGTTGGCATGAATATTCGACATTCGATCATCTGATCTCGATTTGGCTGGCAGGGGTGCCCAACCCCAAGGTCACCTATGAGTACCGCGAATTGTTCCAGCCCGGCTTCGAAGAGAAAATCTGTAATTTTCTGGAAGTACCGTACCGACCCGGCATGAAAAGCCCGTTGATCAAACAAAGCAGCAATTCCATCGCGGACCGTTTCGAGGACCCCAAGCCTATTCGCTACTATTTCAACCAGATCGGGCTGAAGCGCTGGCTGGAAGACGAGTTGTGA
- a CDS encoding glycosyltransferase translates to MSRPLRVLYYNWVDYLDTEKRGGGVTLYQRNLMEGLEGRDNVEAVFLSAGLGHDLRARAPRWEPVRHGPAENGDCRYELINSGVLASAHASFGDPAQVSHPPTSDVFFDFVARTGPYDVIHFNNLEGLPVEVLAVKEQHPETRIVLSLHNYYPICPQVNLWAHERETCEDFQGGARCVTCLPHQHDARLLRGANAVSYRLRCAGLQPGTWAYDLAFRGILAIGRRGLQALRWLRGRGQVMAENRLLEPHVAADRAKAFAARRAAMIDLINTHCDHVLCVSDAVRMLAQRYGVASALTRTSYIGTRAAEFYDETAPAQDNPQKQTLTLGYLGYMRRDKGFFFLLDALEALPPDLAARLRIMVAARAADPATMARLRALGDHLAEVIYHDGYTHAELEAILAPVDIGVVPVLWHDNLPQVAIEMHARRIPLLTAARGGAPELGNCPEMVFAPGDVADFARRIQALLAGEISMQAYWHGAMRPVTVPEHLVELLEIYEEHEAAP, encoded by the coding sequence GTGAGCCGCCCTCTCCGGGTTCTCTACTACAACTGGGTCGACTATCTGGATACGGAAAAGCGCGGCGGCGGTGTAACACTGTATCAGCGCAATTTGATGGAGGGGTTAGAAGGTCGCGATAATGTCGAGGCGGTTTTCCTCTCTGCCGGGCTTGGTCATGATCTGAGGGCGCGCGCCCCGCGGTGGGAACCTGTGCGTCATGGACCCGCTGAAAACGGCGACTGCCGGTATGAGTTGATCAACTCTGGTGTGCTGGCCTCGGCGCATGCCAGCTTCGGCGATCCCGCACAGGTGTCGCATCCGCCCACCAGCGATGTATTTTTCGACTTCGTCGCGCGGACTGGCCCCTATGACGTAATCCACTTCAACAATCTTGAAGGGTTGCCCGTTGAGGTTCTGGCGGTCAAAGAACAGCATCCGGAGACCCGGATTGTCTTGTCCTTGCACAATTACTACCCGATCTGCCCGCAGGTGAACCTCTGGGCACATGAGCGTGAAACCTGCGAAGACTTCCAAGGTGGCGCACGCTGCGTCACCTGCCTGCCGCATCAGCATGACGCGCGCCTGCTGCGCGGAGCTAATGCGGTGTCCTACCGGCTGCGCTGTGCGGGATTGCAGCCGGGTACATGGGCCTATGATTTGGCTTTCCGCGGCATTCTGGCCATAGGCCGACGCGGCTTGCAGGCGCTACGCTGGTTGCGGGGCCGAGGGCAGGTGATGGCGGAAAACCGTTTGTTAGAGCCGCATGTGGCGGCAGATCGTGCCAAAGCTTTTGCGGCGCGTCGTGCAGCCATGATCGACCTGATCAATACCCATTGTGATCATGTGCTATGTGTCTCGGATGCGGTGCGCATGTTGGCGCAGCGCTACGGCGTTGCCTCGGCACTGACCCGCACAAGCTATATCGGGACCCGTGCCGCCGAGTTCTACGACGAGACGGCACCCGCCCAGGATAACCCCCAGAAACAGACCCTGACACTGGGGTATCTGGGCTACATGCGCCGCGACAAAGGGTTCTTTTTCCTGCTGGATGCGCTGGAAGCATTGCCCCCGGATCTCGCTGCTCGGCTGCGCATCATGGTCGCCGCGCGCGCGGCGGACCCTGCCACTATGGCGCGGTTGCGTGCGTTGGGCGATCATCTGGCGGAGGTGATCTATCACGATGGTTATACCCACGCGGAGTTGGAAGCGATTTTGGCGCCGGTAGATATAGGAGTGGTGCCTGTGTTGTGGCACGACAACCTGCCGCAGGTCGCCATTGAGATGCACGCGCGCCGTATCCCCTTGTTGACGGCAGCAAGGGGCGGTGCGCCGGAACTGGGAAACTGCCCGGAGATGGTGTTTGCGCCAGGCGACGTTGCAGACTTTGCCCGACGGATACAGGCTCTTTTGGCCGGAGAGATCTCCATGCAGGCCTATTGGCACGGGGCGATGCGTCCGGTGACCGTACCTGAGCATCTCGTGGAACTGCTGGAAATTTACGAGGAGCATGAGGCGGCACCCTGA